A portion of the Eulemur rufifrons isolate Redbay chromosome 30, OSU_ERuf_1, whole genome shotgun sequence genome contains these proteins:
- the ATP6AP2 gene encoding renin receptor, protein MAVFVVLLSLLVPGVLGNEFSILRSPGSVVFRNGNWPIPGERIPDVAALSMGFSVKEDLSWPGLAVGNLFHRPRATVMVMVKGVDKLALPPGSVISYPLENAVPFSLDSVANSIHSLFSEETPVVLQLAPSEERVYMVGKANSVFEDLSVTLRQLRNRLFQENSVLNSLPLNSLSRNNEVDLLFLSELQVLHDISSLLSRHKHLAKDHSPDLYSLELAGLDEIGKRYGEDSEQFRDASKILVDALQKFADDMYNLYGGNAVVELVTVKSFDTSLVRKTRTILETKQTKNTASPYNLAYKYNFEYSVVFNMVLWIMIALALAVIVTSYNIWNMDPGYDSIIYRMTNQKIRMD, encoded by the exons ATGGCTGTGTTCGTCGTGCTCCTGTCCTTGCTAGTGCCGG GTGTTTTGGGGAATGAGTTTAGTATATTAAGATCACCAGGGTCTGTTGTTTTCCGAAATGGAAATTGGCCTATACCAGGAGAGCGAATCCCAGATGTGGCTGCGTTGTCCATGGGTTTCTCTGTGAAAgaa GACCTTTCTTGGCCAGGACTTGCCGTGGGTAACCTGTTCCATCGTCCTCGGGCTACTGTTATGGTGATGGTGAAGGGAGTAGACAAACTGGCTCTACCCCCAGGCAGTGTCATTTCATACCCTTTGGAGAAT GCAGTTCCTTTTAGTCTTGACAGTGTTGCGAATTCCATTCACTCCTTATTTTCTGAGGAAACTCCTGTAGTTTTGCAGTTGGCTCCCAGTGAGGAA AGAGTGTATATGGTAGGGAAGGCAAACTCGGTTTTTGAAGATCTTTCAGTCACATTACGACAGCTCCGTAATCGCCTGTTTCAAGAAAACTCCGTTCTCAATTCACTTCCCCTCAATTCTCTGAGTAGGAACAATGAA GTTGACCTGCTCTTTCTTTCTGAACTGCAAGTACTACATGATATTTCAAGTTTG TTGTCTCGTCATAAGCATCTAGCCAAGGATCATTCTCCTGATTTATATTCACTGGAGCTAGCAGGTTTGGATGAAATTGGGAAACGTTATGGGGAAGACTCTGAACAATTCAGAGATGCTTCTAAGATCCTTGTTGATGCTCTGCAAAAG TTTGCAGATGACATGTACAATCTTTATGGTGGAAACGCAGTGGTAGAGTTAGTGACTGTCAAGTCATTTGACACATCCCTTGTGAGGAAGACAAGGACTATCCTTGAGACAAAACAAACA aagaACACAGCAAGTCCCTACAACCTTGCATATAAGTATAATTTTGAGTATTCAGTGGTTTTCAACATGGTACTTTGGATAATGATTGCCTTGGCCTTGGCTGTGATTGTCACCTCTTACAATATTTGGAACATGGATCCTGGATATGATAGCATCATTTATAGGATGACAAACCAGAAGATTCGAATGGATTGA